One region of Oncorhynchus keta strain PuntledgeMale-10-30-2019 chromosome 24, Oket_V2, whole genome shotgun sequence genomic DNA includes:
- the LOC118402933 gene encoding disks large-associated protein 5-like isoform X3, giving the protein MDSMEARFGHMRQRDTSVDMLRVKMSRRRSQSQKENRDKALNSRRQLDKLPELECSQLDMSVAEHVSVIQEKAPNAKQVKNTAVEERIKKLARYKEKKELVKEKEKRAREKKGVFKVGLYRPQPLAPLPQAPAATTKAMATTTVVLPQSTRVTRSTMRQQAPKAPQTIDTVPASRKVEPAVVRSTRRTKITLGEPVVRAPSTRSANRPLVSVAPMAKDKPAAAPKTRSNTKQSASPPVGRGRNTRGNTESNKQAAVKVKRPVEEPRAASPPPPSVKEEKMVEDPSPADPEPVPAQASSLPPPAPTPSSFAPQGFVFQAPAGLSTFKPTPLTPRSADSFFKPSVPAFVLPPVPLWLSDLVPKMELSAPSPAKSPVQSPPSPTLAPQCPQEPEHDVPYFRLVVVSETERLTAFCQQWEPRVDDASIPEEMRDRMRTAVGQARLLMKERFGQFSGLVDDCELGRGEKITTCTDLQGFWDMVYYQVEDVNNKFGALKEAESKGWQEERKPPPRQRKVVKKLASVPVAKPVGGAAAKSRLAAIKAAIKVKQQAAEAEKAVQAAGPGSAVDDPAPAPQGPQAEILAPESPVVVFQGGFFQVESPAKLTGSVRRSTRVAARPPQASPCSVTKFSTPVRTRHSNAAAAAQPSTLPYLTPARSTLTPARSTLTPARSTLTPARSTHTPARLSDAISLCTLAPAQNSPTRVSLYFSPVKEALIDAQSEEGPSYQPELVSAQNEVTPDQPEPESMQEACDQSEVVTEPTVCHEEHIESSESEKMSQSPSNTQQLTNDEMPQEVFSQSVLAAEEPNQSELLAMPEVSSTLATQSILSSPSLQDREEDLEAYDISLPISPRLPLSPSLPHTPTYGAEFSPVRSPAFSFTLSSNPARPKPTEDSLSPLSSPCLVPSSPTVQVSLSVSANADVTVTPNSYITESLLGLEFERYLQPVASCSLSPRELAVAEEMLSPMAIDVEMESPMAQSGEPTWEEASSPTAS; this is encoded by the exons ATGGACTCAATGGAAGCTCGTTTCGGCCACATGCGTCAGCGTGACACCAGTGTGGACATGCTGCGGGTGAAGATGTCTCGGAGACGGTCGCAGTCCCAAAAGGAGAACCGAGACAAGGCCCTGAACAGCCGCAGACAGCTTGACAAACTCCCCGAACTGGAATGCTCTCAACTGGACATGTCTGTTGCTGAACATGTGTCAGTAATTCAGGAAAAAGCACCGAATGCAAAACAAGTGAAAA ACACTGCAGTGGAGGAGCGAATTAAAAAGCTTGCACGCTACAAAGAGAAGAAGGAGCttgtgaaggagaaagagaagagggcaAGGGAGAAGAAGGGGGTGTTTAAAGTTGGGCTCTACCGGCCCCAGCCCCTGGCCCCTCTACCCCAGGCCCCAGCTGCCACGACCAAAGCCATG GCAACAACGACAGTGGTCCTGCCCCAATCCACCAGAGTGACACGCTCAACCATGAGGCAGCAGGCCCCCAAG GCACCACAGACTATAGACACTGTCCCTGCTTCAAGAAAAG TTGAACCAGCTGTGGTCAGGTCAACCAGGAGAACCAAGATCACTTTAG GTGAACCAGTTGTCAGAGCCCCATCCACAAGGTCAGCTAACAGGCCTCTTGTCTCTGTGGCCCCGATGGCAAAGGACAAACCTGCTGCAGCTCCCAAGACCAGATCAAATACCAAGCAGTCTGCATCACCACCTGTTGGCAGAGGGAGGAACACCAGGG GCAATACTGAAAGCAATAAGCAAGCTGCTGTAAAAGTGAAAAGGCCAGTGGAGGAGCCCAGGGCTGCCAGTCCGCCACCCCCCAGTGTaaaggaggagaagatggtagaagACCCTTCCCCTGCTGATCCAGAACCTGTCCCAGCCCaggcctcctccctcccccctccagccCCTACCCCGTCCTCCTTCGCTCCTCAGGGCTTTGTGTTCCAGGCCCCAGCAGGCCTGTCCACCTTCAAGCCCACCCCTCTCACCCCCCGCTCTGCAGACTCCTTCTTCAAACCCAG TGTCCCTGCCTTTGTACTACCACCTGTGCCACTCTGGCTCTCTGACTTGGTGCCCAAAATGGAGCTCAGTGCTCCCTCTCCTGCCAAGTCCCCTGTTCAATCCCCGCCTTCTCCTACTCTGGCCCCTCAGTGTCCCCAGGAACCAGAGCATGATGTGCCCTACTTTAG gtTGGTGGTGGTCagtgagactgagagactgacagcATTTTGTCAGCAGTGGGAGCCCAGGGTGGATGATGCCTCTATCCCTGAAGAGA TGCGGGACCGTATGCGTACTGCGGTGGGGCAGGCCAGGCTGCTGATGAAGGAGAGGTTTGGTCAGTTCTCTGGCCTGGTGGATGACTGTGAGCTTGGCAGAGGAGAGAAGATCACCACATGCACTGACTTGCAAGGCTTCTGGGACATGGTCTACTACCAG GTAGAAGACGTGAACAATAAGTTTGGTGCTCTGAAGGAAGCAGAGTCTAAGGGTTGGCAGGAGGAGAGAAAGCCCCCACCACGACAGAGGAAGGTGGTCAAGAAGCTGGCCTCTGTGCCGGTGGCAAAGCCTGTTGGTGGAGCTGCCGCCAAGTCTCGTCTGGCTGCCATCAAGGCTGCTATTAAGGTCAAGCAGCAGGCTGCAGAGGCAGAGAAGGCAGTCCAGGCTGCAGGGCCAGGCAGTGCTGTGGACGACCCTGCTCCAGCTCCTCAGGGCCCCCAGGCAGAGATCTTGGCCCCAGAGTCACCGGTGGTGGTGTTCCAGGGAGGCTTCTTCCAGGTGGAGAGTCCCGCCAAACTCACAG GCTCTGTGAGGAGATCAACCCGTGTAGCTGCCAGGCCACCTCAGGCATCTCCCTGCTCTGTCACCAAGTTCTCCACCCCCGTCAGAACCCGCCACTCCAACGCTGCTGCAGCTGCACAGCCCTCTACTCTCCCCTACCTCACGCCTGCTCGCTCCACCCTCACGCCTGCTCGCTCCACCCTCACCCCTGCTCGCTCCACCCTCACCCCTGCTCGCTCCACCCACACCCctgcccgtctgtctgatgccatCTCACTCTGCACCCTGGCCCCCGCCCAGAATAGCCCCACCAgagtctctctctacttctcacCAGTCAAAGAAGCTTTGATAGACGCccagtcagaggaaggccccagcTACCAACCAGAGCTAGTCTCGGCCCAGAATGAAGTCACTCCTGACCAACCAGAGCCCGAGAGCATGCAGGAAGCTTGTGACCAATCGGAGGTTGTCACAGAGCCCACTGTTTGCCATGAGGAGCACATTGAGAGCTCTGAGTCTGAGAAAATGAGCCAATCGCCATCCAACACGCAACAGCTGACCAATGACGAAATGCCCCAAGAAGTCTTCAGCCAATCGGTGTTGGCCGCAGAGGAGCCCAACCAATCGGAGCTCCTGGCCATGCCTGAAGTGAGCAGCACTTTGGCTACCCAGTCAATCCtatcctctccctcactccaggacagagaagaagatTTAGAGGCTTACGATATCAGCCTACCCATCTCACCAAggcttcccctctctccttcactgcccCACACTCCCACCTATGGAGCAGAGTTCTCCCCAGTCAGGAGCCCTGCCTTCAgcttcaccctctcctccaatccAGCCAGGCCAAAACCTACCGAGGACAGcctatctcccctctcctcaccctgcCTGGTGCCCTCCTCTCCTACTGTCCAGGTCTCCCTCAGCGTCTCCGCTAATGCCGATGTGACAGTGACTCCCAACAGTTATATCACTGAG AGTCTTCTGGGGTTGGAGTTTGAGCGCTACCTCCAACCTGTAGCAAGCTGCAGCCTGTCGCCACGGGAGCTGGCTGTTGCTGAGGAGATGCTGTCGCCCATGGCGATAGACGTAGAAATGGAGAGTCCGATGGCTCAGTCTGGAGAGCCCACTTGGGAGGAAGCGTCATCTCCCACAg ccaGTTGA
- the LOC118402933 gene encoding disks large-associated protein 5-like isoform X2, whose amino-acid sequence MDSMEARFGHMRQRDTSVDMLRVKMSRRRSQSQKENRDKALNSRRQLDKLPELECSQLDMSVAEHVSVIQEKAPNAKQVKNTAVEERIKKLARYKEKKELVKEKEKRAREKKGVFKVGLYRPQPLAPLPQAPAATTKAMATTTVVLPQSTRVTRSTMRQQAPKAPQTIDTVPASRKGEPVVRAPSTRSANRPLVSVAPMAKDKPAAAPKTRSNTKQSASPPVGRGRNTRGNTESNKQAAVKVKRPVEEPRAASPPPPSVKEEKMVEDPSPADPEPVPAQASSLPPPAPTPSSFAPQGFVFQAPAGLSTFKPTPLTPRSADSFFKPSVPAFVLPPVPLWLSDLVPKMELSAPSPAKSPVQSPPSPTLAPQCPQEPEHDVPYFRLVVVSETERLTAFCQQWEPRVDDASIPEEMRDRMRTAVGQARLLMKERFGQFSGLVDDCELGRGEKITTCTDLQGFWDMVYYQVEDVNNKFGALKEAESKGWQEERKPPPRQRKVVKKLASVPVAKPVGGAAAKSRLAAIKAAIKVKQQAAEAEKAVQAAGPGSAVDDPAPAPQGPQAEILAPESPVVVFQGGFFQVESPAKLTGSVRRSTRVAARPPQASPCSVTKFSTPVRTRHSNAAAAAQPSTLPYLTPARSTLTPARSTLTPARSTLTPARSTHTPARLSDAISLCTLAPAQNSPTRVSLYFSPVKEALIDAQSEEGPSYQPELVSAQNEVTPDQPEPESMQEACDQSEVVTEPTVCHEEHIESSESEKMSQSPSNTQQLTNDEMPQEVFSQSVLAAEEPNQSELLAMPEVSSTLATQSILSSPSLQDREEDLEAYDISLPISPRLPLSPSLPHTPTYGAEFSPVRSPAFSFTLSSNPARPKPTEDSLSPLSSPCLVPSSPTVQVSLSVSANADVTVTPNSYITESLLGLEFERYLQPVASCSLSPRELAVAEEMLSPMAIDVEMESPMAQSGEPTWEEASSPTAFPSLAQMFTPRTTKPVESDMLLFTPDQMDRVRQSMCPSDLMSFTPPSSRTNN is encoded by the exons ATGGACTCAATGGAAGCTCGTTTCGGCCACATGCGTCAGCGTGACACCAGTGTGGACATGCTGCGGGTGAAGATGTCTCGGAGACGGTCGCAGTCCCAAAAGGAGAACCGAGACAAGGCCCTGAACAGCCGCAGACAGCTTGACAAACTCCCCGAACTGGAATGCTCTCAACTGGACATGTCTGTTGCTGAACATGTGTCAGTAATTCAGGAAAAAGCACCGAATGCAAAACAAGTGAAAA ACACTGCAGTGGAGGAGCGAATTAAAAAGCTTGCACGCTACAAAGAGAAGAAGGAGCttgtgaaggagaaagagaagagggcaAGGGAGAAGAAGGGGGTGTTTAAAGTTGGGCTCTACCGGCCCCAGCCCCTGGCCCCTCTACCCCAGGCCCCAGCTGCCACGACCAAAGCCATG GCAACAACGACAGTGGTCCTGCCCCAATCCACCAGAGTGACACGCTCAACCATGAGGCAGCAGGCCCCCAAG GCACCACAGACTATAGACACTGTCCCTGCTTCAAGAAAAG GTGAACCAGTTGTCAGAGCCCCATCCACAAGGTCAGCTAACAGGCCTCTTGTCTCTGTGGCCCCGATGGCAAAGGACAAACCTGCTGCAGCTCCCAAGACCAGATCAAATACCAAGCAGTCTGCATCACCACCTGTTGGCAGAGGGAGGAACACCAGGG GCAATACTGAAAGCAATAAGCAAGCTGCTGTAAAAGTGAAAAGGCCAGTGGAGGAGCCCAGGGCTGCCAGTCCGCCACCCCCCAGTGTaaaggaggagaagatggtagaagACCCTTCCCCTGCTGATCCAGAACCTGTCCCAGCCCaggcctcctccctcccccctccagccCCTACCCCGTCCTCCTTCGCTCCTCAGGGCTTTGTGTTCCAGGCCCCAGCAGGCCTGTCCACCTTCAAGCCCACCCCTCTCACCCCCCGCTCTGCAGACTCCTTCTTCAAACCCAG TGTCCCTGCCTTTGTACTACCACCTGTGCCACTCTGGCTCTCTGACTTGGTGCCCAAAATGGAGCTCAGTGCTCCCTCTCCTGCCAAGTCCCCTGTTCAATCCCCGCCTTCTCCTACTCTGGCCCCTCAGTGTCCCCAGGAACCAGAGCATGATGTGCCCTACTTTAG gtTGGTGGTGGTCagtgagactgagagactgacagcATTTTGTCAGCAGTGGGAGCCCAGGGTGGATGATGCCTCTATCCCTGAAGAGA TGCGGGACCGTATGCGTACTGCGGTGGGGCAGGCCAGGCTGCTGATGAAGGAGAGGTTTGGTCAGTTCTCTGGCCTGGTGGATGACTGTGAGCTTGGCAGAGGAGAGAAGATCACCACATGCACTGACTTGCAAGGCTTCTGGGACATGGTCTACTACCAG GTAGAAGACGTGAACAATAAGTTTGGTGCTCTGAAGGAAGCAGAGTCTAAGGGTTGGCAGGAGGAGAGAAAGCCCCCACCACGACAGAGGAAGGTGGTCAAGAAGCTGGCCTCTGTGCCGGTGGCAAAGCCTGTTGGTGGAGCTGCCGCCAAGTCTCGTCTGGCTGCCATCAAGGCTGCTATTAAGGTCAAGCAGCAGGCTGCAGAGGCAGAGAAGGCAGTCCAGGCTGCAGGGCCAGGCAGTGCTGTGGACGACCCTGCTCCAGCTCCTCAGGGCCCCCAGGCAGAGATCTTGGCCCCAGAGTCACCGGTGGTGGTGTTCCAGGGAGGCTTCTTCCAGGTGGAGAGTCCCGCCAAACTCACAG GCTCTGTGAGGAGATCAACCCGTGTAGCTGCCAGGCCACCTCAGGCATCTCCCTGCTCTGTCACCAAGTTCTCCACCCCCGTCAGAACCCGCCACTCCAACGCTGCTGCAGCTGCACAGCCCTCTACTCTCCCCTACCTCACGCCTGCTCGCTCCACCCTCACGCCTGCTCGCTCCACCCTCACCCCTGCTCGCTCCACCCTCACCCCTGCTCGCTCCACCCACACCCctgcccgtctgtctgatgccatCTCACTCTGCACCCTGGCCCCCGCCCAGAATAGCCCCACCAgagtctctctctacttctcacCAGTCAAAGAAGCTTTGATAGACGCccagtcagaggaaggccccagcTACCAACCAGAGCTAGTCTCGGCCCAGAATGAAGTCACTCCTGACCAACCAGAGCCCGAGAGCATGCAGGAAGCTTGTGACCAATCGGAGGTTGTCACAGAGCCCACTGTTTGCCATGAGGAGCACATTGAGAGCTCTGAGTCTGAGAAAATGAGCCAATCGCCATCCAACACGCAACAGCTGACCAATGACGAAATGCCCCAAGAAGTCTTCAGCCAATCGGTGTTGGCCGCAGAGGAGCCCAACCAATCGGAGCTCCTGGCCATGCCTGAAGTGAGCAGCACTTTGGCTACCCAGTCAATCCtatcctctccctcactccaggacagagaagaagatTTAGAGGCTTACGATATCAGCCTACCCATCTCACCAAggcttcccctctctccttcactgcccCACACTCCCACCTATGGAGCAGAGTTCTCCCCAGTCAGGAGCCCTGCCTTCAgcttcaccctctcctccaatccAGCCAGGCCAAAACCTACCGAGGACAGcctatctcccctctcctcaccctgcCTGGTGCCCTCCTCTCCTACTGTCCAGGTCTCCCTCAGCGTCTCCGCTAATGCCGATGTGACAGTGACTCCCAACAGTTATATCACTGAG AGTCTTCTGGGGTTGGAGTTTGAGCGCTACCTCCAACCTGTAGCAAGCTGCAGCCTGTCGCCACGGGAGCTGGCTGTTGCTGAGGAGATGCTGTCGCCCATGGCGATAGACGTAGAAATGGAGAGTCCGATGGCTCAGTCTGGAGAGCCCACTTGGGAGGAAGCGTCATCTCCCACAg CGTTTCCCAGTTTGGCACAAATGTTCACCCCTCGGACCACAAAG ccaGTTGAGTCGGACATGTTGCTGTTCACCCCTGATCAGATGGACAGAGTGAGACAGTCAATGTGCCCCAGTGACCTCATGTCATTCACACCTCCATCTAGTAGAACGAACAACTGA
- the LOC118402933 gene encoding disks large-associated protein 5-like isoform X1, which produces MDSMEARFGHMRQRDTSVDMLRVKMSRRRSQSQKENRDKALNSRRQLDKLPELECSQLDMSVAEHVSVIQEKAPNAKQVKNTAVEERIKKLARYKEKKELVKEKEKRAREKKGVFKVGLYRPQPLAPLPQAPAATTKAMATTTVVLPQSTRVTRSTMRQQAPKAPQTIDTVPASRKVEPAVVRSTRRTKITLGEPVVRAPSTRSANRPLVSVAPMAKDKPAAAPKTRSNTKQSASPPVGRGRNTRGNTESNKQAAVKVKRPVEEPRAASPPPPSVKEEKMVEDPSPADPEPVPAQASSLPPPAPTPSSFAPQGFVFQAPAGLSTFKPTPLTPRSADSFFKPSVPAFVLPPVPLWLSDLVPKMELSAPSPAKSPVQSPPSPTLAPQCPQEPEHDVPYFRLVVVSETERLTAFCQQWEPRVDDASIPEEMRDRMRTAVGQARLLMKERFGQFSGLVDDCELGRGEKITTCTDLQGFWDMVYYQVEDVNNKFGALKEAESKGWQEERKPPPRQRKVVKKLASVPVAKPVGGAAAKSRLAAIKAAIKVKQQAAEAEKAVQAAGPGSAVDDPAPAPQGPQAEILAPESPVVVFQGGFFQVESPAKLTGSVRRSTRVAARPPQASPCSVTKFSTPVRTRHSNAAAAAQPSTLPYLTPARSTLTPARSTLTPARSTLTPARSTHTPARLSDAISLCTLAPAQNSPTRVSLYFSPVKEALIDAQSEEGPSYQPELVSAQNEVTPDQPEPESMQEACDQSEVVTEPTVCHEEHIESSESEKMSQSPSNTQQLTNDEMPQEVFSQSVLAAEEPNQSELLAMPEVSSTLATQSILSSPSLQDREEDLEAYDISLPISPRLPLSPSLPHTPTYGAEFSPVRSPAFSFTLSSNPARPKPTEDSLSPLSSPCLVPSSPTVQVSLSVSANADVTVTPNSYITESLLGLEFERYLQPVASCSLSPRELAVAEEMLSPMAIDVEMESPMAQSGEPTWEEASSPTAFPSLAQMFTPRTTKPVESDMLLFTPDQMDRVRQSMCPSDLMSFTPPSSRTNN; this is translated from the exons ATGGACTCAATGGAAGCTCGTTTCGGCCACATGCGTCAGCGTGACACCAGTGTGGACATGCTGCGGGTGAAGATGTCTCGGAGACGGTCGCAGTCCCAAAAGGAGAACCGAGACAAGGCCCTGAACAGCCGCAGACAGCTTGACAAACTCCCCGAACTGGAATGCTCTCAACTGGACATGTCTGTTGCTGAACATGTGTCAGTAATTCAGGAAAAAGCACCGAATGCAAAACAAGTGAAAA ACACTGCAGTGGAGGAGCGAATTAAAAAGCTTGCACGCTACAAAGAGAAGAAGGAGCttgtgaaggagaaagagaagagggcaAGGGAGAAGAAGGGGGTGTTTAAAGTTGGGCTCTACCGGCCCCAGCCCCTGGCCCCTCTACCCCAGGCCCCAGCTGCCACGACCAAAGCCATG GCAACAACGACAGTGGTCCTGCCCCAATCCACCAGAGTGACACGCTCAACCATGAGGCAGCAGGCCCCCAAG GCACCACAGACTATAGACACTGTCCCTGCTTCAAGAAAAG TTGAACCAGCTGTGGTCAGGTCAACCAGGAGAACCAAGATCACTTTAG GTGAACCAGTTGTCAGAGCCCCATCCACAAGGTCAGCTAACAGGCCTCTTGTCTCTGTGGCCCCGATGGCAAAGGACAAACCTGCTGCAGCTCCCAAGACCAGATCAAATACCAAGCAGTCTGCATCACCACCTGTTGGCAGAGGGAGGAACACCAGGG GCAATACTGAAAGCAATAAGCAAGCTGCTGTAAAAGTGAAAAGGCCAGTGGAGGAGCCCAGGGCTGCCAGTCCGCCACCCCCCAGTGTaaaggaggagaagatggtagaagACCCTTCCCCTGCTGATCCAGAACCTGTCCCAGCCCaggcctcctccctcccccctccagccCCTACCCCGTCCTCCTTCGCTCCTCAGGGCTTTGTGTTCCAGGCCCCAGCAGGCCTGTCCACCTTCAAGCCCACCCCTCTCACCCCCCGCTCTGCAGACTCCTTCTTCAAACCCAG TGTCCCTGCCTTTGTACTACCACCTGTGCCACTCTGGCTCTCTGACTTGGTGCCCAAAATGGAGCTCAGTGCTCCCTCTCCTGCCAAGTCCCCTGTTCAATCCCCGCCTTCTCCTACTCTGGCCCCTCAGTGTCCCCAGGAACCAGAGCATGATGTGCCCTACTTTAG gtTGGTGGTGGTCagtgagactgagagactgacagcATTTTGTCAGCAGTGGGAGCCCAGGGTGGATGATGCCTCTATCCCTGAAGAGA TGCGGGACCGTATGCGTACTGCGGTGGGGCAGGCCAGGCTGCTGATGAAGGAGAGGTTTGGTCAGTTCTCTGGCCTGGTGGATGACTGTGAGCTTGGCAGAGGAGAGAAGATCACCACATGCACTGACTTGCAAGGCTTCTGGGACATGGTCTACTACCAG GTAGAAGACGTGAACAATAAGTTTGGTGCTCTGAAGGAAGCAGAGTCTAAGGGTTGGCAGGAGGAGAGAAAGCCCCCACCACGACAGAGGAAGGTGGTCAAGAAGCTGGCCTCTGTGCCGGTGGCAAAGCCTGTTGGTGGAGCTGCCGCCAAGTCTCGTCTGGCTGCCATCAAGGCTGCTATTAAGGTCAAGCAGCAGGCTGCAGAGGCAGAGAAGGCAGTCCAGGCTGCAGGGCCAGGCAGTGCTGTGGACGACCCTGCTCCAGCTCCTCAGGGCCCCCAGGCAGAGATCTTGGCCCCAGAGTCACCGGTGGTGGTGTTCCAGGGAGGCTTCTTCCAGGTGGAGAGTCCCGCCAAACTCACAG GCTCTGTGAGGAGATCAACCCGTGTAGCTGCCAGGCCACCTCAGGCATCTCCCTGCTCTGTCACCAAGTTCTCCACCCCCGTCAGAACCCGCCACTCCAACGCTGCTGCAGCTGCACAGCCCTCTACTCTCCCCTACCTCACGCCTGCTCGCTCCACCCTCACGCCTGCTCGCTCCACCCTCACCCCTGCTCGCTCCACCCTCACCCCTGCTCGCTCCACCCACACCCctgcccgtctgtctgatgccatCTCACTCTGCACCCTGGCCCCCGCCCAGAATAGCCCCACCAgagtctctctctacttctcacCAGTCAAAGAAGCTTTGATAGACGCccagtcagaggaaggccccagcTACCAACCAGAGCTAGTCTCGGCCCAGAATGAAGTCACTCCTGACCAACCAGAGCCCGAGAGCATGCAGGAAGCTTGTGACCAATCGGAGGTTGTCACAGAGCCCACTGTTTGCCATGAGGAGCACATTGAGAGCTCTGAGTCTGAGAAAATGAGCCAATCGCCATCCAACACGCAACAGCTGACCAATGACGAAATGCCCCAAGAAGTCTTCAGCCAATCGGTGTTGGCCGCAGAGGAGCCCAACCAATCGGAGCTCCTGGCCATGCCTGAAGTGAGCAGCACTTTGGCTACCCAGTCAATCCtatcctctccctcactccaggacagagaagaagatTTAGAGGCTTACGATATCAGCCTACCCATCTCACCAAggcttcccctctctccttcactgcccCACACTCCCACCTATGGAGCAGAGTTCTCCCCAGTCAGGAGCCCTGCCTTCAgcttcaccctctcctccaatccAGCCAGGCCAAAACCTACCGAGGACAGcctatctcccctctcctcaccctgcCTGGTGCCCTCCTCTCCTACTGTCCAGGTCTCCCTCAGCGTCTCCGCTAATGCCGATGTGACAGTGACTCCCAACAGTTATATCACTGAG AGTCTTCTGGGGTTGGAGTTTGAGCGCTACCTCCAACCTGTAGCAAGCTGCAGCCTGTCGCCACGGGAGCTGGCTGTTGCTGAGGAGATGCTGTCGCCCATGGCGATAGACGTAGAAATGGAGAGTCCGATGGCTCAGTCTGGAGAGCCCACTTGGGAGGAAGCGTCATCTCCCACAg CGTTTCCCAGTTTGGCACAAATGTTCACCCCTCGGACCACAAAG ccaGTTGAGTCGGACATGTTGCTGTTCACCCCTGATCAGATGGACAGAGTGAGACAGTCAATGTGCCCCAGTGACCTCATGTCATTCACACCTCCATCTAGTAGAACGAACAACTGA